The DNA region atatatatatatatatatatatatatatataaaagaaaaaaaaacagaaaaagctcggactttttccgacgatggatcttttggacattttacttgagggattaaagtctgatacaaaacaccaaaaagatttttttttaggatagttaggtagtatcctttggtttttctttgggcgtCGGTTCTATTCCAAGGGTGTAGCTTGAACCGGGtactttatttttttaggagtaggttAGGAAGAAACTGAGTTGCTCTGAGGTGCCTGTTGACGTGTTTGGTGTTTGCACATTAGGTTATGGCATGCGCTTTGTCTTCCCGtatatttgatttgatttgtgaTGTCTGAGTAAAATAAATATCCTACTTTTGAAGCTTTTTCTCAGTTGTTCGACTTGTATACCATATAGTGCAATATTTCTTAAAATTTCTCAACTATatgtgcttgcttgacttgagagttgaacagaacGTCTCtattgagtcatgtgcaatgtgtgtAAGAGGAATTGTGATCTTCTATGCTATCGTGTGTAATCTAAAACTTACCCCGTGTGTCAATCGAAACGAAATCATTAAGTTGCgctagtctaggagatgacatagttgtttcttgcttgatcatagatgtgtttgtcatttaaaaataaaattttccgttgctagtccctttgagcctatagaccttttctttggcacTCACATTACAAGATGCacccctattttgttcttaatttgagattgttgaacatttacctcctaaggcacttagtcgctaaaagaaataaggtaagagattGGGGAGTAACTTTCATGTAGAGCCATAGAAGGGCCCTTAAGGTGCACTAAAGTTGTGAAAAAAGGTCACTAGCCGATGAAccttaatgtatggagtgtgtgtagaaaaaaaaaagagaagaaaagaaaagttgcaagaaaaaaaaatgatagttcaaataatgtagaaaaaTACACACCTCCTAATCTTACTAATTCGTGCTAGTGGGAGTATAGAAGTGCTTAATTGAAAAAAGGGCTATGTTGTATATGGTTTGTGGcaagtgaattggttgagaagaatgTGTGCTTGATTTatgagtgtagtgtattaaattATTTAGGaaggttagtcactattcctaaatgtatcTTACATATcctttagcctacattacaaccttaaagttCTAATTGGTCATATAtttggctagcttagattagtaaAGATGtatactacgggcaagcttatggtacgaccacaGGATAtacatgaattctttgtgagagtgagcgaattttgttcaattgtgtgatgtccttaaataTGTTCAAGGGCATACATGAATGTGTGGACTATtctatattcactcttttgtttgTTGGTAAGGGCACATGATCTGATGAAGGATTAGTGATGTTGTAAACTTCTTTTGTTGGGTGAGTGCGCGAGTTGATGGtgcttagtggtaacgagtcGGCTCTTGAGGAAGGGTGGTGATGGATCGGTTGTttgaattgattgaattgaaatGTTTATACTTGGGCATGCTTGAAACGAGAAGAATGTGAAAGTTGTATGTTAGTGCTTGATTGCCGGTATCAATCATAGTCAAGGGTAGAGTGTATGGTTAAAAATTAAAGTGCTCCTTTCTAGTTGAGATGTGTACGTTATTGGGGTGTAGTTGATAGTccaattgctcgaggacgagcaagaatCTAAGTATGGGGTGTTGATAGTTAGCttgaagtatatatatttatatgtatatcgcctcatgttTTACTCGTTTTTCGTGGATTTGGATGCAAAATGTATTGATTTATGTTAATTCATGATATTTTTATATGTAAGAATCATCTGGAGGTAATAGGGGGCTATAGGTATGAGATTAGAGTCAAAAAGAAGCAAAAGATGAAACATTGGCCATTGTAGCGCCACAGGCAGCGTagggcgctacctgtggcgccATTTCCAGAATGCTTATTTTTCCAACGCCCCACACTGTCCTGGGCGCTGGTGACGAAAACTTCTCCAACTTTtcccgggacaaggttatttcgtcCCATGACCTACCCAAcgcgtataaaagcaagactaagccTATTTTGAGAGGGGATACGCCACTTTGAAGGAAAAATACACACGAGGAACATCCAGGAGCGAGGATatctcagttttcttcatcttttcttagtatttttaattattcAACACTTGTGATTTTGTTTTGATACTATCATGAGTAGCTACAACCCATAGttttggggttgtgatttagccatgaatattgtcgTTTAAAGTTGACTTAACCTTTATTACAATTCACTAATATatgattgtttcttcaattctatgattaattgcttaattgcctggccaacagttaggttttatttactatctatgttatgcttgggaaagccatgtttagattagagaagaattgaagagagcatgatcttaactctAAGGGGGCGGATTTGTGGTTAGAATAGGAATATAtctagtcaccgtgcttaattaaatatcgtaatcgtaatgcattcttaatagattgattccataggaatataggcgttaatctattttgaataagcgagtagtacttcgggagaaggttgcgagagcaattgttcgattaattagcaaccatgagtgaattgtatgaaagagagagttaattagaacacaataggattggtgaatcaatcacaaccctggaatattcgtctctactgaatacacaataACCACTTTGTTGCTTGATAAAATAGTTACTTGTTAGAATTATTGCGTAGAATAATCACACTTTTGAAGTCGGAAATACTTGACTGAATAATAATCTTAGTGAAACTAGTGAGTAGTTAACACAAGTttttgtgggttcgacactcgacttatcattttattacttatACGACCAtatatacttgcgtgtgcatttgggagcaacaaAAACTTATAAAGAATACATTACAGCAACACCTCCAGGCTCAATAGAACTACTTCTGATAATTAAATGAAGACGCTCAATTAACAATTTGTATTTAAAGTTAACGAAACGGGGCTTTACAGCGTCAACGAGTTCTGAATCAAGACCTTGCCAAACATTCAAAAAATGCGCTTAGTGTTCTGTTAGCCTTGGTTAATAACCGGATTGAAATTacgtccttttttttttttgagataaCTCACTTCCTTTTGATCCCCTTTGTTGGAGTTATTATTTCTTTAGTGACTCGAATCCAGGAGTCTATGATTATAGGTGGGGGTGCTGATCATTTGAGCAACCCGTCTTGTCACTCTGGATTTAATCAAAGGTAATAACACGGAGATCAAAATaggaataaagtaataattactCATATGGTCGAAAGCCGTTATTTCTCCTTAAGATATTAGTAgtaataacaaaagaaaatagtAATTAGTCCTTTACTTTAGGAGGAATACGAGGAAGGAAAAAACGACTCATAGTTGCTTTGTAAAAAAAACTATTATCAGGTAAAcatgttttctcctttctttcctTTGAGAATCCTCCCTGCCCTTCTCCTAAATTAAAGGTATCACCTCTCCtcctcctttttttcttcttaatttctCTCTAATTCTTTGTTAACATTCTTAATCTTTGATTTATATATCATTATTACGATGCCTCATATTCATTGTTAAGGAAGAATTTGATGATGTTttatgataatccaatatagtgGCATGTTTTTACATGTGATTAATTAGtgtcatgatttcttcaacaggatTGATTATTTTGGGAGAGTGGCAAGGATCTATACGACGTTGTTCTTTTACCTATAGGATAACTAGGGCCTCTTCAAAAATGTCTTCATCTAATGACGATTTATCACCTAGTTCATCTTCTGCAAATAGTAATAGCGTTTCTCCTAACGATAAcgataacaataataacaataacaataacaacaataacaataacaataacgaCAATGACAAATCTCAGCATTCGTCTGATTCATCTAAGGGAGGATCGCAATCACCTCCACCCCCACCACCGCCCCCTCCACCACCACCGCCACCGCCACCTGACTCTCACTCAAGACATAAGTCACCACCACTACCAAAACATTCTTCAAATGATAGTGACAATAATCATGAGAAAGCAATACTTATAGGAATTGCTGCAGCAGCAGGACTATTACTTCTTGTTATGCTAGTTTTCGTAATATCTTGCtgtaaaaggaaaagaagaaagccACGTGATCAAATGGGCTTCTACAGGGACAATTCTTATAGAGCCAAGGGTATAAATCCTTTCTCTTTTCATCTCTAATTACCTTACATATATTGTTATATTGCTGatataatgttttttttttttccttacatCATATCTTAGCTatataaatacttttttttaGCCAGTACACTGAATTCAATGCCTAAATAATGAAAAGCATATTAGTCAAGTCCATTATTTGTGCTTAATAGCATGTTTGAGCAATCTTCTAAAATCAACTTGTTTTAAGaagtgtttttttcaaaagtgtttttctcaaaagtacttttggtgagaagcagtttgtgtttgaacAATCAATCTGAAAAACACTTCTGAGAAACAATTAGTGTTTGatcaagcttttaaaaactgcttctaagtgtatttttctcaaaaatatttttcaaaaaaatacttttggagagaaactacttttttctgcttctccaaaactgcttctgcttctactcaataccactttttttcttctaaaagcttggccaaacacttcaactttgaaaaaggcatttttgttttttgccttgaagaagcttggtcaaacaggTTATAGGAATTTAACCACTGTACATTGACAATATAAAAAGTTCTTTAGACTGTCAAGTCATTTAATTTATAAGATCATTAAGTATAGTGACTCGTAATAAGTGAAATTAGTAACATGAAAAATAAGGTACGTGACCTTCTAGTGTAAAAAATTCGAAGTAGATAATTCTTCTTAATCTTGTTAGCTTTCTTGCTTATTGCCATTTTTTGGTTTGGCCTCTAACCAAAGTTTCACACATTAGTACAGGTGGTGACTATTATAACAATGAACAACATGggaattggaacaacaacaatgtcCAATCTTCAGAACATGTTGTTAAAATACCCCCTCCAACCAATAGTGCCGGAGTAAGCTCAGAATATAGTTGGCCaataccaccaccaccaccgccACCAATGAGCAATACGAGCTCTGCTGATTTCTCTggcacacaacaacaacaacaacaacgaaaaCCTCTGAATTTTCTACCTCCAAGCCCAATAAATATATCATTTGGTTTTACCCAAAGCAATTTATCTTATGATGATTTAGTAACTGCAACTGGCGGGTTTTCTAAGGCTAATCTACTTGGACAAGGTGGTTTTGGATTTGTACATAAAGGGGTTTTGCCTAATGGTAAAGAGATAGCTGTAAAAAGTTTAAAATCTAATAGTGGACAAGGAGAAAGAGAATTTCAAGCTGAGGTTGAAATTATAAGTCGTGTACATCATCGATATCTTGTGTCTTTAGTTGGTTATTGCATTGCTGGATCTCAAAGGATGTTAGTCTATGAGTTTGTTCCTAACAACACTCTTGAATATCACCTTCATGGTATGATATTAACATTACTTAACACTCTGTTTAGCACGAGATAAAGTCATTTTCCGCGAAAATGTTTTCCATGAAAAAGTAAGTTTCTGGTGTTTTCTCTAAccagaaaacaatttcaagaaaaatatactttttttaaataaaaaaaaaacttcagtGGAAAATGACTTTTATCGTACCAAACACACCTAAAAAACTGTAATAttctaatttagtttttttttaaatgttacTTAGCTGTGTATTTAGTATGACAGAAGCCATTTTCCGCGAAAATGTTTTTCATAAAAAAGTAAGTTTATGGTATTTTTTCTAACCAGATaatatttttaaggaaaacatACTCTTCATGGAAAATGACTTTCATCATACCAAACACACTTTAAACTATAATATTCTAATTTggttatattattttttttaatatgttaGTCCTTTCTTTAAAATTTATCTCCTTTTACATCCTTGTAGGACCTGGTAACGCAGTAATGGATTTCCCTACGAGAATTAAAATTGCAATAGGAGCAGCCAAAGGGTTTGCTTATCTTCATGAAGATTGTAAGTTTACTTAGTTTTCCCTCTAGATAATTGAGATATTTAATTTTTCCCTTCGTGGTTAAGTACTCTTTATTAAGATTAGATTTTaagttacaacaacaacaacaacaacaacaataaaaaatccagtataatctcacaggTGGGATCTTAGGAGGGTAGTgttacgcagaccttacccctacctagagaggtagagaggttgtttccgatagacgcTCGGCTCAAGAAAAGGTGGAAAGAGGGGGAAGAAAGAAAGTCGAGGGAGACAAAAGACAATAAGGAAAAAGGGGAGAAAAAATAGCATCAAATAGTAACAATCAGGGAGCAACAATTTCCAGTAAAAGGGGAGAAAAGATTAGATTTCAAGTTAAACCCTTAAATGTTAAATCAAATACAtagataatataaaaaaatatttacattatCAGTTGTAAAGGGTATCCCGGTGCACAAATCACCTCGCGTTCACGCAAGGTCCAGGGAAAGCCGCATGCGGCCCAAGAGGTGTGATACAAACAACCTAtcataatgcaagcattagtggctgcttgcACGTCTTGAACCTGTGACCTATAGATCACACTGGAGACAATTTACTATTTACTGTTGTTAGAAGACTTTCCTTCTTACATCATCATCAGTTGTATAATCCTTTTATAAATTGCAGGCGACCCTCGCATTATACACAGAGACATTAAAGGTGCAAATATCCTACTTGACAACAACTTTGAAGCCAAGGTATATATACATAAGTTACTAATAGAGGTATTTTCCCTTTAGCTTAATACAATGTTCAGCTCTATTATGATCCTAACAAAAACATTTTTATCATCAGGTGGCTGATTTTGGGTTAGCTAAGCTTTCAGCCGATAACTTTACTCATGTGTCTACCCGTATCATGGGAACTTTTGGGTAAGCATTCTAAATATCTGAGTTAATTTGCTTTATCTTTTTTGTTTTAGTTGTCATTTAAGAATAACAAAAAACTTTTGTTCCGAATTATTTGCTTTCTATCATTGAAGGCGTGGATGTCGAGAATTAGGGTGGAAGACTAGTTGAGTGTTTCCTTGTTCATACTAGTAGTAATAGTGTTAGTCTTGTATTTTCTTATTCGTAGATTTCTATTACTATTTGCTACTCTATTTCTTTTGCTTTGGTTTTCATGTTGGATTGTTGATGTTACTACTTGTTGTTACtgcttctttttcatcttttcttgagtGGATGGTATACCGGAAATAACATTTCTACCTTCCTAAGAtaggataaggtctgcgtacacagtACTCTctccagacctcacttgtgggatttacactgagttattatttttgttgttgtatcaTTGATGTTTCCATTGTCTTAAAAAAAttatacatatgacatattttaatatatattgtCCACAATAGATTGAAGAGATTGAAGAAAACTTGAaatgtttttttgttttatttcaaaATATAGGTACCTCGCACCAGAATATGCTTCGACTGGAAAGTTGACAGAAAAATCTGATGTATATTCTTATGGTATTATGCTATTGGAACTTATAACTGGACGTCGAC from Nicotiana tabacum cultivar K326 chromosome 24, ASM71507v2, whole genome shotgun sequence includes:
- the LOC107765232 gene encoding proline-rich receptor-like protein kinase PERK15 encodes the protein MSSSNDDLSPSSSSANSNSVSPNDNDNNNNNNNNNNNNNNNDNDKSQHSSDSSKGGSQSPPPPPPPPPPPPPPPPDSHSRHKSPPLPKHSSNDSDNNHEKAILIGIAAAAGLLLLVMLVFVISCCKRKRRKPRDQMGFYRDNSYRAKGGDYYNNEQHGNWNNNNVQSSEHVVKIPPPTNSAGVSSEYSWPIPPPPPPPMSNTSSADFSGTQQQQQQRKPLNFLPPSPINISFGFTQSNLSYDDLVTATGGFSKANLLGQGGFGFVHKGVLPNGKEIAVKSLKSNSGQGEREFQAEVEIISRVHHRYLVSLVGYCIAGSQRMLVYEFVPNNTLEYHLHGPGNAVMDFPTRIKIAIGAAKGFAYLHEDCDPRIIHRDIKGANILLDNNFEAKVADFGLAKLSADNFTHVSTRIMGTFGYLAPEYASTGKLTEKSDVYSYGIMLLELITGRRPIDVNSDGDNLVDWARPILSRATEGGNYDELIDLRLEGKFDAQQMLCMVTCAAASIRHSARRRPKISQIVRTLEGDVSLLDDLNKGSTPGHSGIPGSGESSECDGRSYDIKKFKKSEISSEEFTRSQHGSTGEFVHSRGEA